TTAATAACGTTTTTTCTGACCCTCTGCTCTCAGCTCTCTGCTCTTCGCTCCGTTTCATGGCACATTTATTGCTTTTTTGTTAATGACGGAGGGGTGAGCTATGGATGAAGAGCAAAAAGAACAGAAGGCCGAAGAAAAGGCAGAGACAAAACCGGAGAAGAAAAAGAAGGCAGAAGGAAAACCGGAAAAGAAGGGGAAGATGAAGATAGTATTTTTCCTCGTTATCCTGGTCTTCTGCGGGGCAATAGGCGGCGGCTACGTTCTTTATGGTGACACAATAATGAAGAAATATTTTGGCGGGCAGAAAGAAGGGCAGTCAGAAGCGCAAAAAGAGGAGGACAATAAAAAGAAAAAGGATGGTGTAGGACCTATACTGGCGCTGGAGCCATTTGTTTTCAATCTCTCAGGAAACTCCGCCAGGTTCGCGAGAATATCCCTGGGGATAGAGTTGAAAGATCCGAAGATCATGGAAGAGGCAAAAAAGATGATTCCGGCGATCCGGGATAAAGCATTATCGGTCCTTGGTACGAAGGTGCCGGAGGTGCTTATGGATGTAAACCAGAGAAACGAGATAAAAAAAGAGATTTACGGCAGTCTGAAGGACCTGTTTAAAAACGGCGAAGAGCTTAGATCTGTCTATATAACGGATATCATTATCCAGTAAGAAGCTTAACAGTGAAGGGATCAGGTCTGTCTATATTCTATATAACGATTGTCAGCTAAGGAGTTTACATGGAACAGGTACTGTCTCAGGAAGAAATAGACGCGTTGCTTCATGGGATATCTGAGGGTGAGATAGAGACCCAGAAGGTTGAGGCACCGGAGGAGCATAAGGAAGCGAAGTCCTTCGATTATATCAGGTATACGAGAGGGAAAAAAGAAAGACTTCCTGCGCTGGATTTTATCTATGACAGGTTCTCCAAATCCTTCAGGTCGGCGCTCTCGCTTTTTATGGAGAAAGAGGTTGAGGTTGATCTCCAGCCGATCCAATACGTCGGTTATGAGGATTTTATCAAGACCCTGCCGCTGCCCACGAATATGAACATCGTTGTTACGGAAAACCTGAAGGGTTTTTACATAGTGATCTTTGACGCAAAGATGATCTTTTCTGTACTTGAGACTGTTTTTGGCAGCACGAATATTTCAGTCCCCAAGATCGTGGGCAGGGAATTTACGAAGATAGAGTTCAATGTGATTAAAAAATTGATCGATCTGGTCTCCGCTGAGATGGAGAAGGCGTGGGCGCCCGTTTATGAGATCAGGTGCAAGTATTCCAGGTCAGAGATAAACCCCAATTACATAACCATGGTGGCGCCGGAAGAAACAGTGGGGATAACCGAGTTCAACATTGAGATAGGCGATATGACAAGCTGGGTGAAGATATGTATGCCTTACGGGATACTGGAATCCATCAAGGGTTATCTCATAGCGACTCCGTCGAGGGAAGACATGGAGATGAGAGAAAAATGGTTTGGAAGATTAAAGGCAAGGGTTCTGGATGTCCCCATCGACGTGAGGGCGGTGCTTGGAAGAAAAAAGATGCCGCTGGAAGAATTTCTTAAGATGTCGGACGGAAGTGTGATTGCTGTCGACAGGTATATAAGCGATCCGGTGGATATTGAGATTCAGCAGAATACCAGGTTCAGGGGCAAAATGGGGATCTTCAAGGGAAACAAGGCAATAAGGGTCGAGGAATCCATCAACTAAGGAGGCACAATGGAAGAATTTGTGGGAGAAAATCAAAATCTTGTTGCTCCAAGGAAATTTGAGATCGATATCAGCAATCTTCTGGATATATCTGTTGAGATGTCCGTTGAAATAGGCAGGACAAAGATGCCGATAGGCGAACTCCTGGCACTTTCCAGGGGGTCAATAATCGAGCTCAACAGGATTGCCGGAGACCTTGTTGACATATATGTCAATGAAAAGCTGCTGGGCAGGGGGGAGATTGTTGTTGTGAACGAGCGACTTGGTGTGAGGATCATTGAAATAGTTACACCGAAGGAAAGGGTCCAGGAATTGGGATGATCGATCTATATGTAAATATCGTCAAGGTCATCCTGGTCCTCATCGGTATTGTAGCTGCCCTGTTTGTGGTGAAGAGATATGCCGGAAAATTTCAGATGAATCTCCACCCGAAGGATCCGCGGTATTCCCTCAGGAAGGTCGATACCATGCATCTCGGTTATAAAAAATTTATCTCTGTTGTTGAGATCAAGGACTACGTGCTTGTCATAGGCGCAGGAGATAAGGAGATGTCGCTCCTCGCAAAATGGAAAAAAGAAGGTCAGCAGTCATGAGATATATTCTCATAGGCCTTGTTATCATCACACTCTGCTCCATTCCCTGTTTTACCCATGCCAAAACGAGCAAGAATACGATTCAATCACAGGGTGATATTGTCGGTTCCCTTATGAAAAGTGAAGGAGGGAGCCGAAACCTTATCAATATCGTGATCGTGCTGACTGTCCTCGCTTTTGCGCCGGCAATCCTTTTGCTCATGAGTTCTTTTACGAGGATCATTATCGTCCTTTCCTTCCTGAGACAGGCCATAGGCATACCGCAGCTGCCGCCAAACCAGGTAATTATCGGGCTATCCCTGTTTCTGACTTTTTTCATCATGGCCCCGACATACGAAAAGGTCAATGCCAATGCCTTCTCGCCTTACATGAACAACAGGATCGGCTACGACGAGTTCGTAAGCAAGGCATCAAAGGAGATGGGTTCTTTCATGCTGAAGTTCACGAAGGAGAAGGACCTCGCGCTTTTTATGAATATTGCCGGACTAAAAAGACCCAACAATGTCGAAGAGGTACCGATACGGGTTATCGTGCCGGCATTCGCTATCAGCGAATTGAAAAGGGCTTTTCAGATCGGGTTTCTTCTGTACATACCGTTTCTTGTGATCGACATGGTGGTTGCAAGCGTCCTTCTGTCGGCAGGCATGATGATGCTTCCCCCGATATTTATATCGCTGCCTTTTAAACTTATGCTTTTTGTCCTTGTAGACGGGTGGAACCTGCTCATCGGTTCCATAATAAAAGGTTTTTTTTAGGAGAGAACAATGACCCAGGACCTGATCATACAGATCTTCAGAGATTTTTTAAAAACCTCTCTTATATTGATGGCCCCCATGCTGGTTGCGTCCCTTGTGGTCGGGTTCCTTGTGAGCATCTTCCAGGCGGCAACACAGATACATGAAATGACCCTGGTTTTTGTCCCCAAAATACTCATTATTGTCCTCTGCCTGATCCTGCTGTTCCCCTGGATGATGAATTTCATGGTTTCCTATACGGTAAACCTCTTTTCAAATATACCGGTTTATGTGAAATAGATGACAGTAATAACCCCTGATATCCAGCGACTGATGCTCATTTTCATCCGGATATTGTCGATGATGTGGTTGATCCCCCTGTTTTCATCAAGGATGGTATCGGGTCTCTTTAAGGCAGCCCTGTCTGTTCTGATTGCCTTCCTTCTTTTCGATTCTGTTAAAACGGGACCCCTGTTGGGCAATGATCCGGTTTCATGCCTTCTGTTGGTAATGAAAGAGGTCTTTGTCGGCGTGACGATCGGTTTTTTTGTGAGGATATTGTTCCTCGCAGTCAACGTGGCAGGCGAAATAATATCACTGCAGTCAGGCTTTTCCTTCGCCCGCTTCATGGACCCTTTTTCCATGCTCCAGATGTCTATTATGGAGCAGGTCACGAACCTGATGGCCATGATAATATTTTTCGCCGTTGATGCCCATCATATGCTTATCAAGGGGCTGGCAGTCAGCCTGAAGGAGCTGCCCGTAGGAGCCGCCGCGCTCAACCCTTCTTTGCTTCAGTACCTGATCAATACCACGGGAAAGATCTTTGCAACAGGCCTGCGTATAGGGGCTCCGATTATTATCGCCCTTTTTCTTGTAGACCTTTCGCTGGGCATTCTTTCAAAAATGATACCACAGGTGAATATCTTCGTTGAAGGTGTTTCTATGAAGATACTCATCACCGCAATAATATTCTCGTTTTCCCTGGCCGTTATTGTGCCGGGGATAGTCAACCTGTTTAAAGGTATGGATACGGAGTTTTTAAAGATTATAAGGATAATGGCGTAGATTATGCAGGAATCATACCAGGAAAAGACCGAACAGCCAACCGATAAGAGGCTCAATGAGGCGCGGGAAAAGGGACAGGTTGCCCAGTCGCGGGAGATGCCTACCTGTTTTATTATCCTTTTTTCGACGATATTCCTGTATTTTTCGATGACCCATGGTTTTCATGAGATGTTCAGGGTATATGTGAGCTACATGAGAAACATAAATCTGGACATCAACACCGGGAACATTTACAGCGTTATGTCATTCGGCATGTACAGGTGGTTATGGATTGTCGTACCGCTCCTGACCCTTTTTGTTGCCATGGCATTCTTCAGCACCGTATTGCAGACCGGATTTATGTGGAGTTCGGAGGCCCTTAAATTTGATGTTGAGAACATAAACCCGGCATCGGGGTTAAAGAAGATATTTTCCAAAAGATCGGCCGTTGAAGTTATCAAATCGCTCCTCAAGATCTTTATCATGGTCTACGTTGTCTACACGCTGATCGTCAGGGAACTTCCTCACATCTTTTCGCTGACCGGGCAGGACACGAGGTCTATTGTTGAATATCTCGGGAAGACATCATTCAACCTGGCTATCAAGATAGGGATTATTTTTCTTTTTATCGCCGGCGTGGATTTTCTTTACCAGAAGTGGCAGCACAAAAAAGACCTCATGATGACTGCCCAGGAAGTGAAAGAGGAATATAAGGAACACGAAGGGAACCCGTTGGTCAAGTCCAGGATAAGGAGCCTCCAGAGGGAGATGTCGCGGCGGAGAATGATTGAAGATGTAAAGACCGCTGATGTAGTTGTGACAAACCCGACAACCTATGCGATAGCGCTGAAATATGTGGCAGGAGAGATGCTTGCCCCGAAGGTAGTAGGTAAGGGAGCGGGATTTGTTGCTGCAAGGATCAAGGAAGTTGCGATGCTGCACAGAGTTCCTCTGGTTGAAAACAAACCGCTCGCGCAGGGGCTCTTTTTTGCAGTGAAGATCGGTGATTTTATTCCCGAAAAATTTTACCTGATTGTCGCTGAGTTGCTGGCAGTGGTTTATAAAAAGAAACATGGGGTATCATTATAATGGGATCGTTACGATCAATGATCAAGGCAAAAAGCGATCTTTTCGTCGCCATAAGCGTTGTTTTCGTAATCCTTATCATGATCGTGCCTCTCAATAGTTTTTTTATCGATATATTCCTGACATTAAGTATATCCCTATCTCTTTTAATACTTTTCATTGCGATGTATATCGGCAAACCGCTCGATTTTTCTGTTTTTCCGTCGGTGCTCCTGATCGTGACCCTCTTCAGACTTTCTTTAAATATTGCGTCAACGAGGCTGATCCTCGTGCATGGAGATGAAGGATCGCAGGCGGCAGGTCTTATCATCAAGGGTTTCGGCACGTTTATTGTCGGTGGAAATTATGTAGTGGGCGCTGTCGTGTTCCTTATCCTTATGATCATCAACTTTGTTGTCATCACAAAAGGTGCAGGCAGGGTGGCGGAAGTTGCCGCGCGGTTTACCCTTGATGCCATGCCGGGGAAGCAGATGAGCATTGACGCGGACCTTAACGCCGGGCTTGTTGATGACGCCGGTGCGAGAAGACGAAGGGAAAAGGTTGAAATGGAGGCGGATTTTTACGGCGCCATGGATGGCGCCAGCAAATTCGTAAGGGGCGACGCAATAGCGGGGATAATAATCATATTTGTGAATATCATCGGCGGTTTGGTTATTGGTGTTGTGCAGAAAGGAATGCCGGCAAATGACGCGCTCGCTGTGTATACGATATTAACGATAGGGGATGGTCTTGTAAGCCAGATCCCTGCCCTTTTAACGTCTACCGCCGCCGGTATTATCGTTACGAGGGCGGCAAGCGAGTCAAACCTCGGCAGTGATATCGTGAGCCAGCTCTTTACACAGCCCAGGGCGCTTATCCTCGCCTCTGTTGTTATATTCTCCATCGGTATGATCCCCGGTATTCCTCTCGTACCTTTTCTTATTCTTTCAGCAATCACGTTCGGTATGAGTCATTTTTTGAAGAAGTCGGCAGAGGAAGAGATAACCGGCACACCTGAATTGCCGGCTGAAGAGAAAGAGAAGACCGACTTCATTCAACCTATGGAGATACTCGAAATAGAGATCGGGTATGGGATGATACCGATAGTTGACCCCGAACAGGGCGGAGAGCTTCTCGACAAGCTGCGGGCTATAAGAAAACAGATGGGGATGGAACTCGGCATAGTAGTGCCTCCGATGAAGTTGAGGGATAACCTTCAATTGAAGGCCTTTGAATACCTGATCCTCCTCAAGGGTATAGAAATGGGAAGAGGAGAGATGCTTCCCGGGAATGTCCTTGCCATGGGAGGCGAAGGCAAAAAGGGAATAAAAGACGGAATACCGACAAAAGAGCCGGTATTTAATCTTGATGCATACTGGATCAGCGAAAAAGAGAGAGACAGGTATATGGCAGAAGGGTTTACTGTTGTTGACCACCCGACCATTATTGCCACGCACCTGACCGAGATATTGAGAAATAATGCGCACGAGTTGATGACAAGGCAGGAAACACAGAAGCTGATAGATTCAGTAGCTGCTACCCACCCGAAGGTCGTTGAGGAATTAAGTCAGAACCAGATGAATGTCGGGATCATCCAGAAGGTCTTGCAGAATCTCTTAAGGGAACAGGTCTCCATAAGGGATCTCGTGACCATTCTTGAATCAATTGCCGACGCATCGACATCGTCGAGGGACACTGACCTGATAACTGAATTTGTGAGACAGCGAATGTCGAGGAGTATATTGAAGCCGTACCTCGTGGACGGGGTACTTAATATCCTTATTCTGGAAAAATCACTGGAAGAGAAGATGATCAACGGCCTGCAGCAGTCTGACCAGGGATCGTTCCTTGCCCTTGACCTGTCCTTCAGTCAACGTCTCATAGAAAAGATAGGGAATGAGGTAAGAAAGGCGCTGATGCAGAACGTGCAACCCATGTTGCTTGTCCACCCTGTTCTGAGGGGGAGATTAAGGAGGTTTCTTGAACGTTACATACAGGGTATTACCGTTATTTCGCATAACGAGATCCCACCGCAAATAAAAATGCAATCAGTGGGGGTAATAAGAATCAATGAGGGTTAAGACCCATAGCTTTGAAGATATCAGGCAGGGCATGGAGAAGATCAAAGAGACATACGGCCCTGATACTATTATCGTGGACATTAAACACAATAACCATAACGGATACGGCTGGTCGAAAAAGAGCTGTGAGATCTCCGTGGCCCTCGATGGTGATCCGGAACTTAGAGAAAATGAACTTGGTGAGCTTCGGAAAAGGACAGAGTCGATATGGAGCCAGACAGCGCAATTTTTAAGTGAAAAATTGATCTCCGTTGAATCTGAGATGATTATGGACAGGGTGAAGACTTACCCCCTGCCGTTGAAGGTCTTATTCGAGAAGATCGTTAAAAACGGTGTAAATATGCACCTCGCCATGTCTATGATCTCTGAAGTATATGGCGAAATAGGACAACTTGCAGGGAACAGCATAAAGGCCGCCTTTTTTCTGAAAAGCATTATCGCCAGGCGAATATCCATATCCGATATAACTGATTCCGATGGAGCCGTTATGCTTCTTGGGCCTACAGGCGCCGGGAAAACAGAGACAGCAAAGAAACTGGCCAGGCTGCTGTCGGGCAGACAGAAACTGGCTACCGTCATGGTCTTTGATCCGATAAAGAGAGGGAGCTATGATGAATGCAGGATCTTTTCTGAAAACACGGGGATACCTTTTGTATTTACCACCAGCATTGACGATCTCTGCGTCAAGGTCAGCAAGGCCACAGGCAGGATAATCATAGATATTACCGGGCATGTTGATTTTCAGGAAAAGATCGCGGAAAGGTTGCCGATGATGGAAAAGGTTATCATATTGCCGGCAGGGGCGCGTGACGAGAAGATGAAGGGCTACCTGAATAAATTCAAAAATACGAACCATGTTGCAGGTGTTATCTTTACAAAACTTGACGAAGAGGATTCTCTTGGTCACCTCTGTCATAACCTGATTGACCTGGATCAGCCTCTTTGTTCCGTAACGACGGGAATTAATCTTGAGGATATTGTGATACCGAACGTCGAAATGCTGGGAAAACTATTCTTAGAGGGTAACCAATGGAAAAGAGAAGGAAGAGAATTATTACAGTAACGAGCGGAAAGGGCGGGGTCGGGAAGTCGTCCATAGTTTCGAACCTGGCCTATATGCTGAGCAGCATGAACGAACGCACATTTATACTCGATGCGGACCTTTCACTGGGGAACATCGATATCATGTTCGGTATGATCCCGAAATATAATATGAAGGATTTGATCGAAGGGGGCAGGCACATTGAAGAGATAGTGATGGAAGGACCCTGCGGTATAAAGATCATCCCCGCAACATCCGGGGTATATGAGTTTTCCAACCTGAGCACTGAGGAGAAAAAGATACTCTTTTCTTCCCTGCAGACACTGCCGGAGTATGACTTTCTGATTGTTGACACCTCTGCGGGGATCTCATCGAACGTTATCTCTTTTAACGCGATGAGCGAGGATATTTTTGTTGTTGTTACTCCAGACCCCTCCAGTATCACCGACTCATACGCTGTCATCAAGGTATTGGAAAAAAAGACGGGGAGAAAGGATTTCAATATCGTTGTCAACATGGTGAAGGATGAAGAAGAGGCGCTGGATATCTTTCAGAAGCTCATTAATGTGTCTGACAGGTTTTTGAATGTCTACCTGAACTATTTCGGCTATATCCCCCTTGATGTAAATATTAGCCAGGCAATAAAGAAGCAGAGATTATGGGTCGAGCATTTTCCGGAAACAATGGCGACAAAGGCCCTTTCTCGGATATGCAACAGGCTGGTGTCGTAAACGATGTGGAAAAGAGCATACGCCGGATCAATGACGGAAAGAGAAAAGACGATAGAGGAATTTATTCCTATCATCAAACATCTTGCCTATAAGGTCTCGAAGAGGTTTGATGATGACAATGTCATTGATGATCTCATTTCGGCCGGTATTGTCGGTCTACTCGAAACGATGGAAAAGTTCGATGCGAACAAGGGGATCAAGCTGAACACCTTTGCCTATCTGAGGATCCGCGGCGCCATGATAGACGAATTGAGATCGAGGGATTGGTTTCCAAGAAGCGCGCGTACCAAATCAAAAAGGATCAGTGAAGTAATACGGAAACTTGAAAACACGCTCGGGAGAATTCCCGGGGAAGAAGAAATAGCCGCAGAGCTGAACATGGATGTTGAGGAGTACCTCACAATGCTTAAAGACTACGGCAACCTTTCAGTTTTAAGCATTGAGGACCTCCACGAGATATCGGGAGAAGACCGCGAGGCTGTTATCAGATATGTAACGAATGAAAAAGAAGATCCGGAGAAATGCGCGGAACTCTATGAGATCGAAGGAATCCTTGCGGAAGAGTTCGATAAATTGCCGGAAAGACAGAGACTTGTACTGAGCCTCTATTATCATGAAGATATGAATATGAAGGAGATTGCAAGGACACTCGGCATCACCGAGGCGAGGATATGCCAGATCCATTCCCAGGCGGTCCTGAACCTCAGGTCCCTCATGAAAAAACATCTGAAGAATTAAAGTTTGTCCGTAGCATACCGATAATACCAGTAGAATCAGCATGGATAATGACCGCATACTGAATAAACTCAAGGCAGTCAATATGCTGCCGACATTTCCTGCTACCGTGGGGAGGGTAATGGACCTGATCCAGGATCCGATGAGCTCTGCGGCCGATCTTGCAAAGAGCATGGACCCGTCAATGGTGAGCGAGGTGCTGAGGATTGCAAATACGGCCTATTTCGGGACGAAGAACTTCAGAAACATATCTTCGATCGAACATGCGATCGCCATTATAGGCCTTGAGCATCTTTCAACAATCATACTTCAAATGCCTTTCATCTCCATGGTAAAAGGGGATACCGGGTTCGACCGTGAGAAATTTATAGAACATTCGATCATGTGCGGTGTTCTGTCAAAGACAATAAGTTCATCAACTAAGTTCGGGAATCCCAACGAGGTCTACATCGGCGGGATGATGCATGATATAGGGTCGATCATCATCTACCGGTATTTCAGAAGCGAATGGGATCAGGCATGTTCGCTGGTACGGGAAAGGGGCATGCCCTGGCCTGAGGCAGAGAGAGATATCTTTTCCATGGACCACGGTTATATAGGCGCAATCCTCCTGGAATTGTGGAATATACCGAAGGAGATCACTGATGGCGTAATGTTCCACCACTGTCCCGGTAAGGCCAAAGGGAATCGTGGAAACGTAATGGCTATCTATCTGGGCAACAGGTTTTCAAAACTGATCAATATCCATGATGATCTTCCGGGCTTTGATGATTTTTTAAACAGGTACAGGCCTTTCCTGAACATTGATGATGAGCCTGGTCTGCAGCTTTCGCCGAGCGATGAAATAATATTCTATGAAAAGATATACGCTTGTGCAAGAAAGACGCAGCATTATATCCACGGAGTGATAAGGGAAAAGGAATGATAAAGGTACTTGTCGTTGATGATTCTATTGTTATGAGAAAGGTCATAGCGAGGATCCTTGAAAAGGACCAGCAGATACAGGTCGTAGGAACTGCTGTGGACGGCAGGGATGCGCTGGAGAAGATTGAGTCCCTGCAGCCCGACGTGATGACCCTGGACATAGAGATGCCCGTGATGAACGGGATCGATGTTTTAAAACAAGTCATGTCAAAAAGGCCTATGCCCGTGATTATGATGAGCGCCCTTACAAAAGAAGGCGCCGATATTACGATTGAAGCGCTCAATCTGGGCGCCTGTGATTTTATTACGAAGGATTTTTCCAGCTCTTCGTTATCCGCAGCGTGCATTGAAAGTGAGCTTGTCGGCAAAGTAAAAGATGTCGTGAAGAATAAGACAAAATATCTGCTTAAAAGACTGGATGCCATTAAAAAACCGGTTACGTTAAATCCGGACAAGAAGATCAAACACGAGATACTCTCAATCGGGGCTTCTACAGGCGGTCCCCCCGTTCTCCAGCATATACTGTCGAGTCTGCCGAAGGATTTTCCCGTACCCGTGGTGATCGCTCAGCACATGCCGAAGATATTCACGCAGTCTTTTGCGCAGAGGCTCAACGCGCTTTCCCGGCTGGAGGTTAAGGAGGCGGAAGATAGAGAGGTGCTGAGGGCGGGTGTCGTACTGGTAGCACCGGGGGATACCCATATAAGCCTGAAAAGGAGAGGCAGGGATGTTTTTGTGGAATTTGTCAATGGCGCACAATTTATTTACAGGCCATCGGTTGATCTTCTCATGTCAACCACCGCGGAGGCATATGAATCGCTGTCTATCGGGGTCATCCTGACCGGGATGGGAAGCGACGGATTGGCCGGCATGAAGGAACTGAAATCAAAAAGAGGATATATAATAGCCCAGAACGAAGAAACCTGCGTGGTATACGGGATGCCCAAGGCGGTTGTGAATGCGAACATTACCGACGCAATACTGCCTGTAGACAAAATACCGGAAGAGATTATGAGGGTGCTATGAACCAGATGGCAGGACAATCAACAAAACAGAGGACAATGGATAAACGAAGGTTGTCGCGTTTGATAGGGTTGTTGAAAAGCGGTGATAATTACGAGAAGGAAAAGGTTGTTGAGACATTAATATCGGTGCCGGACAAGAATACCGTTCAGTCGGTGGTACCGTTGTTGTATGAGGACAATACGAGCGTCAGGATGGCGGCTCATGAGGTGTTAAAGAAGACGGGTTCTCTTGACATAGACAGGATTATTGCCCTCCTTGATGACGAAAATGAAGACGTAAGGGTATATGCCTGTGAGATACTGGCAGGCATAGGCGACAATCGTGCGCTGCCTGCAATTATCAGAAAGATATATGAGGACGAGGATAACGTGAGAAATGCCGCCTGTATGGCCCTCGGGGAATTCAGTGATGAACGGGCGGTCAGGGCGCTTCTGGATGCGTTAAAGGATGACGAATGGATGGTCTTTTCCGCGGTCTATAGCCTCGGTAAGATCGGCAACCCGGAGGCTGTCGGGCCGCTTTTTGAACTCTTCAAAAACGGATCCGAAGAACTGTCTGTTGCCGCCTGCGAGGTGCTCATTGATTTTAATGACAAAAGGGTTCTGGATGAGATGTTCGAACAGATGAGACGGTGGGACAGCGGAAAACGGGGGATGTATTTAAAGGTTATCCTGGAAAAAGGTAATGAGGCCACCTTTCAGAAATTGAAAGAAAAGATAGAAGACGAATTATTCGAGCACCTTCTGAACGGTCTGCGGGGCGAGGAAAAGAGATCGATCGAATTTTTGAGGATGTTGAGCAATTTCAGGAACAAGAAGGCCTGCGACGCAATGTTGGATTCTCTCAGCGTTATGGACAGGGAGGCAGAGGAATTCAATGAAGCCCTGGAATTTTTTATATCGCTCCGGGAGGTATGGAGCGAATACACAGAAGAATACCTGGGGCGTACAGAGGAGTATCTGCTGCCGTTCATCCGGGCATGCAGGGTCGCAAGGGTTCACGTTGAAGAGCACCTGTTGTTAAAGGTCTTTCGTTCGTCATCTGTTGATGTAAAAAGAGAACTCATTATCAGCCTTCCCGATATTGTTGATGGAAACGGGCGATCGATAGTCATGGAAGGAATGAACGATGTTGACGGGCACATCAAGGGTGATTCGGTTATTGTCGCGGGGCTCATGCAGCTGAGCGATTTGAAAGATATGATCCTTGATGTCGCGAAAGGCGGATTTCCGGACGTGAGGATCAAGGCGTTGAAAGTCCTGATTGCCTTTGATCCGGAGGAGGCAGGCAAGACCATTGAAAATTTTGTTTATAACGGTTCAAGCGAGGACAAAAAGGTATACCTTGCCAATGCGTATCTTCTGAACGGCGACACCAACCTGCCTTTTACACAATATTTGTTGCATGACCCTGATGAAAATGTGAAGAGGAGCGCCCTGGGCGTCATGGGTAATTTCGTCAACGACAAAAGATACCTGGATCTGCTGGAGGCCTTTTTAATCGATGCAAACATTCCCCACGAGATATTGAAGGTTATCAAGGAAAAAAAACTGCGTCAATTCAAGGACCGCCTGATCAGTATCTTTACTGATCCAGGCAAGGGTTTGTGGACGCGGTACTACGCCCTTTCCGCGCTGGGCGCCTTTGAGGACCATTCGTTGTTTGATACCTTTGTCCGTGGTTTGAATGAGGACAAGAATCTCGTAAAGATAGGCTGCATAAAGGCACTTGCCGACCTGAAAGATAAAAGTGCGATAGGTTTCATCGCACCCTTTCTGGATGATCCCGATGAGGATGTCAGGTCAACGACTACATTTGTTTTGAGTGAGTTGGAGATGCTCGGGGAATGAAAC
The Syntrophorhabdaceae bacterium genome window above contains:
- a CDS encoding HEAT repeat domain-containing protein, with the protein product MNQMAGQSTKQRTMDKRRLSRLIGLLKSGDNYEKEKVVETLISVPDKNTVQSVVPLLYEDNTSVRMAAHEVLKKTGSLDIDRIIALLDDENEDVRVYACEILAGIGDNRALPAIIRKIYEDEDNVRNAACMALGEFSDERAVRALLDALKDDEWMVFSAVYSLGKIGNPEAVGPLFELFKNGSEELSVAACEVLIDFNDKRVLDEMFEQMRRWDSGKRGMYLKVILEKGNEATFQKLKEKIEDELFEHLLNGLRGEEKRSIEFLRMLSNFRNKKACDAMLDSLSVMDREAEEFNEALEFFISLREVWSEYTEEYLGRTEEYLLPFIRACRVARVHVEEHLLLKVFRSSSVDVKRELIISLPDIVDGNGRSIVMEGMNDVDGHIKGDSVIVAGLMQLSDLKDMILDVAKGGFPDVRIKALKVLIAFDPEEAGKTIENFVYNGSSEDKKVYLANAYLLNGDTNLPFTQYLLHDPDENVKRSALGVMGNFVNDKRYLDLLEAFLIDANIPHEILKVIKEKKLRQFKDRLISIFTDPGKGLWTRYYALSALGAFEDHSLFDTFVRGLNEDKNLVKIGCIKALADLKDKSAIGFIAPFLDDPDEDVRSTTTFVLSELEMLGE